One region of Permianibacter fluminis genomic DNA includes:
- the fliS gene encoding flagellar export chaperone FliS — MSMQYAKQYAKISASSETESADPHRLIQMLIDGALAKLVVAKAMIERRDVAKKGENVSWAISIIGGLQASLDLQKGGEIAQTLNALYEYMTIRLAQASANNDASGLDEVIHLMKTIKEGWDGIRPQAVDMFKDNQASERSPA, encoded by the coding sequence ATGTCCATGCAATACGCCAAGCAGTACGCCAAAATCAGCGCCAGTTCGGAAACCGAATCCGCCGATCCCCATCGACTGATTCAGATGCTGATCGACGGTGCGCTGGCCAAACTGGTCGTCGCCAAAGCAATGATCGAACGCCGCGACGTCGCCAAAAAAGGCGAAAACGTCAGCTGGGCCATTTCGATCATCGGCGGCCTGCAAGCCAGTCTGGATCTGCAAAAAGGCGGTGAAATCGCCCAAACACTGAATGCCCTGTACGAATACATGACCATACGCCTGGCGCAGGCGAGCGCCAACAATGATGCCTCGGGGCTGGATGAAGTCATCCATCTGATGAAGACCATCAAGGAAGGTTGGGATGGCATTCGGCCACAGGCAGTCGACATGTTCAAAGACAATCAAGCCTCCGAGCGCAGCCCCGCATGA
- a CDS encoding flagellar protein FlaG, producing the protein MSTDLSLTGGPRVPVNIATPANGNNVVSLRPAARQEVAAPVAQSEIQAKPAAEEQTTARRLEQQSKAEVEALRAKVEELNQNAQSVRRSLRFDVDDDTGITVITVRDRETDEVIRQIPSEELLQLARYFAAASEGQVDSKGLLLRAEV; encoded by the coding sequence ATGTCAACTGATCTCAGTCTGACTGGTGGACCCCGCGTGCCCGTCAACATCGCTACGCCTGCCAACGGCAACAATGTGGTGAGCTTGCGCCCTGCCGCCCGGCAAGAAGTTGCCGCGCCAGTCGCGCAATCCGAGATTCAGGCCAAACCGGCTGCCGAAGAACAAACGACGGCCCGACGTCTGGAACAGCAAAGCAAGGCCGAAGTGGAAGCGCTGCGGGCCAAGGTTGAAGAACTCAACCAGAATGCCCAGAGCGTCCGTCGCAGCCTGCGCTTTGATGTCGATGACGACACCGGAATCACGGTAATCACGGTTCGCGACCGGGAAACGGATGAAGTTATCCGCCAGATCCCGTCGGAAGAATTGCTGCAACTGGCCCGCTATTTTGCGGCCGCCAGCGAAGGTCAGGTCGATAGTAAAGGGTTGTTGTTGCGCGCTGAGGTTTGA
- a CDS encoding GNAT family N-acetyltransferase encodes MNPTSSGELAVRLATAADLPFIVRGACALAEQEAEQGAALTLQADFPQRVERYFADLIASPTALVILAERQQQPLAYIAGSLQSMPNDFTTAALYGMIQVLWVEPDARRLQLGKTLVEMFEATLRDQGVHHIDTQHAHSNLPAVLFWQSCGYAPVSTTLRKML; translated from the coding sequence GTGAATCCAACCAGCTCCGGCGAACTGGCGGTGCGCCTAGCCACCGCAGCCGATCTGCCATTCATCGTCCGTGGCGCCTGCGCGCTGGCTGAGCAGGAAGCCGAGCAAGGCGCGGCCTTGACGTTGCAGGCGGATTTTCCGCAACGGGTCGAACGCTACTTTGCCGATCTGATCGCCAGCCCGACCGCCTTGGTCATCCTCGCCGAACGCCAGCAACAGCCACTGGCCTATATCGCCGGCAGCCTGCAAAGCATGCCCAATGATTTCACCACCGCAGCGCTGTACGGCATGATTCAGGTACTATGGGTCGAACCCGATGCCCGCCGCCTGCAACTTGGCAAAACCTTGGTCGAGATGTTCGAAGCCACGCTGCGCGATCAAGGTGTTCACCATATCGATACCCAGCATGCCCACAGCAACTTGCCGGCGGTGCTGTTCTGGCAGAGCTGCGGCTATGCACCGGTCAGCACGACCCTGCGCAAAATGCTCTAG
- a CDS encoding DegT/DnrJ/EryC1/StrS family aminotransferase produces MTHPAAIPVLIPHLPAAEAVMPYLQRADRLHRYSNFGPLCLELEKRIRSLLQGTAGPPAVCSAANATLALEMALLALRLPVQANILMPALTFVATASSALRTGHQPVFADVDPDSWQLTPATAYQYAAQHPLACVLPVATYGVPQDVAAWDQFSADTGIPVVIDAAGAMGNQAVGQRCHVIFSLHATKTLSSVEGAIIASHDEDWIARVRQLSNFGIDMGTGQIDHAGTNAKLSEYHAAVGLASLDMWPAMQLQRRQRWHMLRTQLATAIPSLHWQHGSENLVHSLMPVALPTGMSNAATQRQLASKGIETRAWYCPPLPQQPAFADCPRFGELTISQQLGTRVLGLPFHLQLTDAQQQYIITSMVELVHAAGVPT; encoded by the coding sequence ATGACCCACCCGGCCGCCATTCCGGTCCTGATACCACATCTGCCAGCAGCCGAAGCGGTCATGCCTTACCTGCAACGCGCCGACCGTTTGCATCGCTACAGCAATTTCGGTCCGCTGTGTCTGGAACTGGAAAAACGCATCCGGAGTCTCTTGCAGGGTACGGCCGGACCGCCCGCCGTTTGTTCGGCCGCCAATGCGACGTTGGCACTTGAAATGGCGTTGCTTGCGTTGCGACTACCAGTACAAGCCAACATTCTGATGCCGGCATTGACCTTTGTTGCCACGGCTTCCAGCGCATTGCGTACGGGACACCAACCGGTGTTTGCCGATGTTGATCCCGACAGTTGGCAGCTCACCCCGGCAACGGCGTATCAATATGCTGCGCAGCATCCACTCGCCTGCGTGTTACCGGTCGCGACATATGGCGTGCCGCAGGATGTCGCAGCCTGGGACCAATTCAGCGCAGACACCGGCATTCCGGTCGTCATCGACGCAGCCGGTGCCATGGGCAATCAAGCGGTGGGGCAACGCTGCCACGTCATCTTCAGTTTGCACGCAACGAAGACGCTGAGCTCAGTCGAAGGCGCCATCATTGCAAGTCACGATGAGGATTGGATAGCGCGGGTTCGGCAGCTGTCCAACTTCGGCATTGATATGGGTACTGGCCAGATTGACCACGCTGGCACCAATGCCAAATTGTCGGAATATCATGCTGCGGTGGGTCTGGCGTCGCTGGATATGTGGCCAGCAATGCAATTGCAGCGCCGACAACGTTGGCACATGCTGCGTACCCAGCTTGCAACCGCCATCCCGTCGTTACACTGGCAACACGGCAGTGAAAATCTGGTGCACAGTCTGATGCCGGTTGCCCTGCCCACCGGTATGAGCAATGCAGCAACGCAACGCCAACTCGCCAGCAAAGGCATTGAGACGCGAGCCTGGTATTGCCCTCCGCTCCCACAACAACCGGCATTTGCGGATTGTCCGCGATTCGGTGAGCTTACGATCAGCCAGCAGCTCGGCACGCGTGTGCTCGGCTTGCCGTTTCATTTGCAACTCACGGATGCACAGCAGCAATACATCATCACCAGCATGGTCGAGCTGGTACACGCGGCAGGAGTGCCGACGTGA
- the fliD gene encoding flagellar filament capping protein FliD gives MGLISAAGSGSGLDVDSIIKALVNAERAPVEQRLNRQEAQTTTTLTGIGSLSSILGTLKTALQKLDSASDFKLRTTSLSQSGYVTVTPGETASSTSFSVEVVSLATGSKLESGVIAGGSSATFGDGSLDFSAGGNTFSVAVSATDTLTQIRNKINNATGNFGVTATITTTDAGTKLVFNSKITGTGKDLVVTNTNAALNSISTGMSSTQAAANGQIKINGNVVTGTSNTYSTAVEGITITALKTNTAAETTEVTIAEDKSAVKKAVEEFVKAYNSAFSEISKLTSNVKGAEGPLAADSSARSITQRLRNLLTGSVSSVDSEFGSLAAIGVTTSRTGTLELNSSKLDTALSSGFDKIVSLFSATDGLAQRTISYIDSQTGSNGALQSRTTTLNQDLQRIAGQRDSLSLRLEKIETRLRAQYGALDALVAQFNGTSTFISQNLASMSTGSKK, from the coding sequence ATGGGACTCATATCTGCTGCAGGTTCCGGCTCTGGCCTCGATGTCGATTCGATCATCAAGGCCTTGGTCAACGCCGAGCGCGCGCCAGTCGAGCAGCGACTGAACCGGCAAGAAGCCCAGACCACCACGACGCTGACCGGTATCGGTTCGCTGTCATCCATTCTTGGCACGCTGAAAACCGCGCTGCAAAAGCTCGACTCAGCCTCCGATTTCAAACTCCGCACCACCTCTCTGTCGCAGAGTGGTTACGTCACGGTCACTCCGGGTGAAACAGCCAGCAGCACCAGCTTTTCGGTGGAAGTCGTTTCCTTGGCGACCGGCAGCAAGCTCGAATCCGGGGTCATAGCCGGCGGTTCCAGCGCAACCTTTGGCGATGGTTCGCTCGATTTTTCTGCTGGCGGCAATACCTTCTCGGTTGCAGTTTCCGCAACTGACACCCTGACCCAGATCCGCAACAAGATTAACAATGCGACGGGCAATTTTGGTGTCACTGCGACCATCACGACGACCGACGCTGGCACCAAACTGGTTTTCAACTCCAAGATTACCGGCACCGGCAAAGATCTGGTCGTCACCAATACCAATGCCGCGCTGAACTCCATCTCGACCGGCATGAGCTCGACGCAGGCGGCCGCCAATGGCCAAATCAAGATCAACGGCAATGTCGTTACCGGCACCAGCAACACCTACAGTACGGCGGTCGAAGGCATCACCATCACGGCGCTGAAAACCAACACCGCAGCGGAAACTACCGAAGTGACCATTGCCGAGGACAAATCGGCAGTGAAAAAAGCGGTGGAAGAATTCGTCAAGGCCTATAACAGCGCCTTTTCCGAGATCAGTAAACTGACCAGCAACGTCAAAGGCGCCGAAGGTCCATTGGCCGCCGACAGCTCAGCCCGCAGCATCACCCAGCGGCTGCGCAATCTGTTGACCGGTTCGGTCAGCAGTGTCGATAGCGAATTTGGTAGCTTGGCCGCTATCGGCGTGACGACATCCAGAACCGGCACGCTGGAATTGAACAGCAGCAAACTGGATACAGCGCTGAGTAGCGGCTTTGACAAGATTGTCTCGCTATTCAGTGCAACGGATGGCCTCGCCCAGCGCACCATCAGCTATATCGATTCGCAGACCGGATCGAACGGCGCGCTGCAAAGCCGCACCACCACACTGAACCAGGATCTGCAACGAATTGCCGGCCAGCGCGACTCGCTGTCGCTGCGGCTGGAAAAAATCGAAACCCGTTTGCGCGCTCAGTATGGCGCGCTGGATGCGCTGGTTGCCCAGTTCAACGGAACGTCCACCTTTATCAGCCAGAACCTGGCAAGCATGTCTACCGGTTCCAAGAAATAG
- a CDS encoding flagellin: MGSVIQTNASSLNAQRNLLGTSNALGTVFQRLSSGFRINSAKDDAAGLQISNRLSSQIGGLSVAVRNTNDGISLAQTAEGALQESTNILLRMRDLAVQSANGSNGGSERQALQQEVNQLKQELTRIASTTTFGSRKILDGSFGSEAFQVGANAFETINVSLGNYKADNMGSYRYNLFDASAADTTVLGGIDADTVFPPSGVTGNLTIGGLQTTTIAVAGSAANVATAINAVTSTTGVSADARTASGLAFADDTYAFGISFPGGSGIRIQATVAGGDLTQMADAINAVASQTTFTARVNGSEIIVTSEEGHDFVIDNFTTIGTGAMTGRGYDYNGTTVISSADETVTMAGNNTYRVIGTIQLNSATSFTTSPSAATIDGNAANSVNSATLDDVTTVDIASAIGAQKALKVLDDALSFVDSSRAALGAVQNRLQSTIANLGSAIENLSASRSRIRDTDFAAETANLTKNQVLQQAGLSILAQANAGPQSVLSLLR; encoded by the coding sequence ATGGGCAGTGTGATTCAAACCAACGCATCGTCGCTGAATGCCCAGCGTAACCTGCTGGGTACCAGTAATGCCCTTGGCACCGTGTTCCAGCGCCTGTCGTCCGGTTTCCGGATCAACAGCGCCAAGGACGATGCCGCCGGCCTGCAGATCAGCAACCGTTTGAGCTCGCAAATCGGCGGCTTGTCGGTCGCGGTCCGTAACACCAACGACGGCATTTCACTGGCGCAAACCGCGGAAGGCGCCTTGCAGGAAAGCACCAACATTCTGCTGCGCATGCGTGATTTGGCCGTGCAATCCGCCAACGGTTCGAACGGCGGTAGCGAACGTCAGGCGCTGCAACAGGAAGTCAACCAGCTCAAACAAGAGCTGACCCGTATTGCCAGCACCACCACGTTCGGCTCGCGCAAGATTCTGGACGGCTCGTTCGGTTCGGAAGCCTTTCAGGTCGGTGCCAACGCCTTCGAAACTATCAATGTGTCGCTGGGCAATTACAAAGCCGATAACATGGGTTCGTATCGCTACAATCTGTTTGATGCGTCGGCCGCCGATACGACCGTGTTAGGCGGCATTGATGCCGACACTGTGTTTCCACCCAGCGGCGTCACGGGCAATTTGACGATAGGCGGCTTGCAGACAACCACCATCGCTGTCGCCGGTTCCGCCGCCAATGTGGCTACCGCGATCAATGCCGTAACGTCGACCACAGGAGTATCTGCCGATGCCCGAACCGCTAGCGGTTTGGCATTTGCTGATGACACCTATGCTTTCGGCATCTCCTTTCCCGGCGGCTCAGGCATCCGCATTCAGGCCACGGTCGCTGGCGGCGATCTGACCCAGATGGCCGATGCCATCAATGCCGTGGCCAGCCAGACGACGTTTACCGCGCGGGTTAATGGCAGCGAAATCATCGTGACCAGTGAAGAAGGTCATGACTTTGTTATCGATAACTTTACTACCATCGGCACCGGCGCCATGACCGGACGCGGTTATGATTACAACGGCACTACGGTCATCTCCTCCGCTGACGAAACTGTGACTATGGCCGGCAACAATACCTATCGTGTTATCGGCACCATTCAGCTGAACAGCGCCACATCATTTACCACCTCCCCCAGCGCCGCCACGATCGATGGCAACGCGGCCAATTCGGTCAATAGCGCCACCCTTGACGACGTAACAACTGTCGACATTGCCTCTGCCATTGGCGCCCAGAAAGCCTTGAAAGTGCTGGATGATGCCCTGTCTTTTGTCGACAGCTCGCGGGCCGCACTCGGTGCGGTGCAAAACCGGCTGCAAAGTACGATCGCCAACCTCGGTAGCGCGATCGAAAACCTGTCGGCTTCGCGTTCACGCATCCGTGACACCGACTTCGCCGCCGAAACCGCCAACTTGACCAAGAACCAGGTGCTGCAGCAGGCGGGACTTTCAATACTGGCGCAAGCCAACGCCGGGCCACAAAGCGTATTGTCGCTACTGCGTTAG
- a CDS encoding flagellin N-terminal helical domain-containing protein has translation MGNVIQTNASSLNAQRNLLGTSNALGTVFQRLSSGFRINSAKDDAAGLQISNRLSSQIGGLSVAVRNTNDGISLAQTAEGALQESTNILLRMRDLAVQSANGSNGGSERQALQQEVNQLKQELTRIASTTTFGSRKILDGSFGSEAFQVGANAFETINVTLGNYKANNMGSYSYDLWNAAGAAAVTSLGGVLAANSVTANGVTGNLTIAGLATSVVAVAGSASSVATSINAVSGSTGVSADARTVIGLTFDNDTFSFSLAAQGGTAVSIQATVAGGDLTSMADAINAEAGKTGLTAKVSGSEIILTSEAGDDITIDNLNSITNTSQITVQGYDYTGQNALAASTDILTEAADDAMRAIGTVALNSAKSFTSTASAATIDGTTTVNSGALDDVTTVDISTAIGAQQALKILDDATSFVDSSRAALGAVQNRLQSTIANLGSAIENLSASRSRIRDTDFAAETANLTKNQVLQQAGLAILAQANASPQSVLSLLQ, from the coding sequence ATGGGTAACGTCATTCAGACGAATGCGTCCTCGCTTAACGCCCAGCGTAATCTGCTGGGTACCAGTAATGCCCTTGGCACCGTGTTCCAGCGCCTGTCGTCCGGTTTCCGGATCAACAGCGCCAAGGACGATGCCGCCGGCCTGCAGATCAGCAACCGTTTGAGCTCGCAAATCGGTGGCTTGTCGGTCGCGGTTCGTAACACCAACGACGGTATCTCGCTGGCGCAAACAGCTGAAGGTGCCTTGCAGGAAAGCACCAACATTCTGCTGCGTATGCGTGATTTGGCCGTGCAATCCGCCAACGGTTCGAACGGCGGTAGCGAACGTCAGGCACTGCAACAGGAAGTCAACCAGCTCAAACAAGAGCTGACCCGTATTGCCAGCACCACCACGTTCGGCTCGCGCAAGATTCTGGACGGTTCGTTCGGTTCGGAAGCCTTCCAGGTCGGTGCCAACGCCTTCGAAACCATCAACGTGACCTTGGGTAACTACAAGGCCAACAACATGGGTTCGTACAGCTACGATCTGTGGAATGCGGCCGGCGCTGCGGCGGTGACCTCATTGGGCGGCGTGCTGGCGGCCAACTCGGTTACGGCCAACGGCGTCACCGGCAACCTGACCATTGCCGGTCTGGCAACCTCGGTTGTCGCCGTCGCGGGTTCGGCTTCGTCGGTTGCCACGTCAATCAATGCCGTCAGCGGTTCGACCGGCGTTTCTGCCGATGCCCGCACCGTGATCGGCCTGACCTTCGACAACGACACCTTCTCGTTCAGCCTGGCTGCACAAGGCGGTACTGCGGTTTCGATTCAAGCCACCGTTGCCGGCGGCGACCTGACCAGCATGGCCGACGCGATCAACGCCGAAGCCGGCAAGACCGGTCTGACCGCAAAAGTGTCCGGTTCGGAAATCATTCTGACCAGCGAAGCAGGCGATGACATCACCATCGACAACCTGAACAGCATCACCAACACCAGCCAAATCACGGTGCAGGGTTATGATTACACCGGTCAGAACGCCTTGGCGGCCTCGACCGACATCCTGACCGAAGCAGCTGATGATGCGATGCGCGCCATCGGTACCGTTGCCCTGAACAGCGCCAAGTCGTTCACCAGCACTGCCAGTGCGGCGACGATTGACGGCACCACGACCGTCAACAGCGGTGCGCTTGATGATGTCACCACCGTCGATATTTCGACTGCGATTGGCGCCCAACAAGCGCTGAAGATCCTGGATGACGCGACCTCCTTTGTTGACAGCTCACGCGCCGCACTCGGTGCCGTGCAAAACCGTCTGCAAAGCACCATCGCCAACCTGGGCAGCGCGATCGAGAACCTGTCGGCCTCGCGCTCACGCATCCGTGACACTGACTTTGCTGCCGAAACAGCCAACCTGACCAAAAACCAGGTGCTGCAACAGGCGGGCCTAGCGATTCTGGCGCAAGCCAACGCCTCGCCGCAAAGCGTACTGTCGCTGCTGCAGTAA
- a CDS encoding flagellin N-terminal helical domain-containing protein has translation MGNVIQTNASSLNAQRNLLGTSNALGTVFQRLSSGFRINSAKDDAAGLQISNRLSSQIGGLSVAVRNTNDGISLAQTAEGALQESTNILLRMRDLAVQSANGSNGGSERQALQQEVNQLKQELTRIASTTTFGSRKILDGSFGSEAFQVGANAFETINVSLGNYKADNMGSYRFDLFNTAGNNLGASFGAAASGANAAGAPNNVAGTVTIAGVGTSSAISLAGLSAGSAAAAINAESGTTGVIADARTVVNMIFTGADTYTFTLTGAPGSSVSIQASITAGTFDLTSMADSINAEAGKTGITAAVSGSNVKLTSEAGDDIILENLTTVGASGISFNGYDYEGDNALPASFAGATGNLAGSDSMRAIGTVVLNGATPYTVATSATTITGTAGSATSTLQAVTNVDISTTIGAQQALNTLDNALSFVDSSRAALGAVQNRLQSTIANLGSAIENLSASRSRIRDTDFAAETANLTKNQVLQQAGLAILSQANASPQSVLTLLR, from the coding sequence ATGGGCAACGTCATTCAGACGAATGCGTCCTCGCTTAACGCCCAGCGTAATCTGCTGGGTACCAGTAATGCCCTTGGCACCGTGTTCCAGCGCCTGTCGTCCGGTTTCCGGATCAACAGCGCCAAGGACGATGCCGCCGGCCTGCAGATCAGCAACCGTTTGAGCTCGCAAATCGGCGGCTTGTCGGTCGCGGTTCGTAACACCAACGACGGTATCTCGCTGGCGCAAACCGCGGAAGGTGCCTTGCAGGAAAGCACCAACATTCTGCTGCGCATGCGTGATCTGGCCGTGCAATCCGCCAACGGTTCGAACGGCGGTAGCGAACGTCAGGCACTGCAACAGGAAGTCAACCAGCTCAAACAAGAGCTGACCCGTATCGCCAGCACCACCACGTTCGGCTCGCGCAAGATTCTGGACGGCTCGTTCGGTTCGGAAGCCTTCCAGGTCGGTGCCAACGCCTTCGAAACCATCAACGTGTCGCTGGGCAATTACAAAGCCGACAACATGGGTTCGTATCGTTTTGATTTGTTCAATACAGCAGGCAATAACCTTGGCGCCAGTTTTGGCGCGGCCGCTTCTGGCGCGAACGCGGCGGGTGCACCGAATAATGTAGCCGGCACGGTCACGATTGCCGGCGTCGGCACTTCAAGCGCCATTTCACTAGCAGGCTTATCGGCCGGTAGTGCGGCGGCCGCCATCAATGCCGAATCAGGCACCACCGGCGTGATCGCCGATGCACGTACTGTTGTTAACATGATATTTACAGGCGCCGACACCTACACGTTCACCTTGACCGGCGCACCGGGTTCATCCGTGTCCATTCAGGCCTCCATCACCGCTGGTACCTTCGACTTGACCAGTATGGCCGACAGCATCAACGCCGAGGCCGGCAAAACTGGCATCACGGCCGCCGTCAGCGGTAGCAACGTGAAACTCACCAGCGAAGCCGGCGACGATATCATTCTGGAGAACTTGACCACTGTCGGTGCCAGCGGAATCTCATTTAATGGATATGACTACGAAGGCGACAATGCATTGCCAGCCTCTTTTGCTGGGGCTACGGGCAACCTTGCCGGGTCAGATTCGATGCGTGCCATCGGTACTGTGGTATTGAACGGTGCCACGCCATACACCGTCGCCACCTCAGCAACGACCATCACCGGCACTGCGGGCTCTGCCACCAGCACGTTGCAAGCTGTGACCAACGTCGATATCTCGACGACGATTGGCGCCCAGCAGGCACTAAATACTCTGGACAATGCCCTGTCGTTTGTTGACAGTTCGCGCGCCGCGCTCGGTGCCGTGCAGAACCGTCTGCAAAGCACCATCGCCAATCTGGGCAGCGCGATCGAAAACCTGTCTGCTTCGCGCTCACGCATCCGTGACACCGACTTTGCCGCCGAAACCGCAAACCTGACCAAGAACCAAGTGCTGCAGCAGGCGGGCCTTGCGATTTTGTCGCAAGCGAATGCCTCGCCACAAAGCGTATTGACGTTATTGCGATAA
- a CDS encoding tetratricopeptide repeat protein yields MQLPAISYDDALLRAQQLLLSAQHQGAIQLSSHLLQMQPHDPTPFYILAVALSQLRQYDRAREALHHALKLAPERSELWLALGKTHDSEQQFAAATPCYETAVACAPSNLIARYALARNLEAQKLTDAALAQYQALTQSAPADTDAREGLWRCLRNLQRREELCHPDKLAEAVTPILRIIRAKTLIELGTDSHLTEAESLLQQTLTEQPQRPDALAALSLLYRVRGDFDHCLPIAQQLMAAEPDRTEGYLGCIESLIAMDRDREAWAIGQQAAARSGSQAMLMHAAAYIANIPLSNAHIEHQRQRVQDGIKKILASGARANNPLREAPLTYFYFAYHGCNNKALLSYIADSLRKLAPSLTHVAEHCRKPRRSGPLRIAFVSTFMRDHPVGRCYQPLLQAMAAKGQVTIQVYTKLKEADPLQQQLREHAIPVVPLPLELVSARAAIESFAPDVMLYGDIGMDNFTYYLAFSRLATVQCLLPGHPETSGIDTLDFFLSQQALEGPQPASRYREQPILLNHFAMAYPAANPVHDARDRSALALPTERFYLVPAKLQKIHPDFDTLVAEILRRDRDAVVLYFEDQIATGWGKTLRARLAAQMPELMPRIRFRRWAEKADFQAILSHADAILDPIHFGLGTTAIYALAQGQPIVTLPLDNMASHPTTAMLQQIGVTDSIASSRESYVDIAYELANDSAHRTAIGKRIAAGFPRLFDAGNAATELLQFLHKKTRIPRQHDQH; encoded by the coding sequence ATGCAGCTGCCAGCCATCAGTTATGACGACGCGCTGTTGCGCGCGCAGCAATTGCTGCTGAGCGCCCAACATCAGGGTGCGATTCAGTTGTCCTCGCATTTGTTGCAGATGCAGCCGCATGATCCGACGCCGTTTTACATTCTCGCGGTCGCGCTCAGCCAGTTGCGGCAATATGACCGCGCCCGCGAAGCCTTGCATCACGCGCTGAAGCTGGCGCCAGAGCGCAGCGAGCTGTGGCTGGCACTCGGTAAGACCCACGACAGCGAACAGCAATTTGCCGCAGCCACCCCCTGCTACGAAACCGCGGTGGCCTGCGCGCCGAGCAACCTCATTGCCCGCTATGCGCTGGCACGCAATCTGGAAGCGCAAAAACTGACCGATGCGGCACTGGCGCAGTATCAGGCGCTGACCCAGTCGGCGCCAGCCGATACCGATGCCCGTGAAGGCCTGTGGCGTTGCCTGCGCAATTTGCAGCGTCGCGAAGAGCTTTGCCACCCTGACAAACTGGCCGAGGCCGTTACCCCGATCTTGCGCATCATTCGCGCCAAGACTTTGATCGAACTCGGCACCGACAGCCACCTCACCGAAGCCGAATCCCTGCTACAGCAAACCCTGACCGAACAACCGCAGCGCCCCGATGCACTCGCCGCACTCAGCCTGCTCTATCGCGTGCGCGGCGACTTTGACCATTGCCTGCCGATTGCCCAGCAGTTGATGGCGGCAGAACCAGACCGCACCGAAGGCTACCTGGGCTGCATCGAATCGCTGATTGCAATGGATCGTGACCGCGAGGCCTGGGCGATTGGTCAACAAGCCGCAGCGCGCTCCGGCTCGCAAGCCATGCTGATGCACGCGGCGGCCTATATCGCCAACATTCCGCTCTCCAACGCTCATATTGAACACCAGCGCCAACGTGTCCAGGATGGCATCAAAAAAATCCTCGCCTCCGGCGCCCGCGCCAACAATCCGCTACGCGAAGCGCCGCTGACCTATTTCTATTTTGCGTATCACGGCTGCAACAACAAGGCATTGCTGAGCTACATCGCTGACAGCCTGCGCAAACTTGCACCTTCGCTGACCCATGTTGCCGAACATTGCCGGAAGCCCCGTCGCAGCGGTCCATTGCGCATTGCTTTCGTCTCGACTTTTATGCGCGACCATCCGGTCGGCCGCTGCTACCAGCCGCTGTTGCAGGCCATGGCCGCGAAAGGGCAAGTGACTATTCAGGTCTACACAAAACTGAAAGAAGCCGACCCACTGCAACAGCAACTGCGTGAGCACGCAATTCCGGTCGTGCCGTTGCCGCTGGAACTGGTCAGTGCGCGGGCCGCGATCGAATCGTTCGCGCCTGACGTCATGTTGTATGGCGACATCGGCATGGACAATTTCACCTATTATCTGGCGTTCTCGCGGCTGGCCACGGTGCAATGCCTGTTGCCTGGGCATCCGGAAACCAGCGGCATCGACACCCTGGATTTCTTTCTAAGTCAGCAGGCGTTGGAAGGGCCGCAGCCGGCAAGCCGATATCGCGAGCAACCGATTTTGCTGAATCACTTCGCCATGGCCTACCCCGCAGCGAACCCGGTTCATGATGCCCGCGATCGCAGCGCACTGGCGCTGCCAACCGAGCGCTTCTATCTGGTGCCGGCAAAGCTGCAGAAGATCCATCCCGATTTCGATACGCTTGTCGCTGAAATCCTGCGCCGCGACCGCGACGCCGTGGTGCTGTATTTCGAAGACCAGATCGCCACTGGTTGGGGCAAAACGCTGCGCGCCAGACTGGCGGCGCAGATGCCGGAATTGATGCCACGCATCCGCTTCCGCCGCTGGGCCGAAAAAGCTGACTTTCAGGCAATTTTGAGCCATGCCGATGCCATTCTCGACCCGATCCACTTTGGCCTCGGCACCACCGCAATTTATGCGCTCGCTCAAGGTCAACCGATCGTCACGCTGCCGTTGGACAATATGGCCAGTCATCCGACGACCGCGATGCTGCAGCAAATCGGCGTAACCGACTCGATCGCAAGCAGCCGCGAATCCTATGTTGACATCGCCTACGAATTGGCCAATGACAGTGCCCATCGAACTGCCATTGGCAAGCGCATCGCCGCGGGTTTCCCGCGGCTGTTTGATGCCGGCAACGCCGCAACCGAGCTGTTGCAATTCCTGCACAAAAAGACCCGGATACCGCGCCAACATGACCAGCACTAA